The following proteins are encoded in a genomic region of Nocardioides renjunii:
- a CDS encoding YbaB/EbfC family nucleoid-associated protein, protein MTQNPFDALGGGFDMNALLQQAQQMQQQLEEAQAALAQQTVEGTVAGGAVTVTANGVGELVGVTIRSGEFDGTDPDDLSDLSDLIVAAYRDARAKSEALAGDSLGPLTDGLGGGAGGGGLGFQPPSLG, encoded by the coding sequence ATGACCCAGAACCCGTTCGACGCCCTCGGCGGCGGCTTCGACATGAACGCCCTCCTCCAGCAGGCGCAGCAGATGCAGCAGCAGCTCGAGGAGGCCCAGGCCGCCCTCGCCCAGCAGACCGTCGAGGGCACCGTCGCCGGCGGCGCCGTCACGGTGACGGCCAACGGCGTCGGCGAGCTGGTGGGCGTCACGATCCGCTCCGGGGAATTCGACGGCACCGACCCCGACGACCTGTCGGACCTCTCCGACCTCATCGTGGCCGCCTACCGCGACGCGCGGGCCAAGTCCGAGGCGCTCGCCGGTGACTCCCTGGGCCCGCTGACCGACGGCCTCGGGGGCGGCGCGGGCGGCGGCGGCCTCGGCTTCCAGCCGCCCAGCCTGGGCTGA
- the recR gene encoding recombination mediator RecR, with product MYEGVVQDLIDELGRLPGVGPKSAQRIAFHLLQAEPVDVRRLADVLIEVKARVKFCSTCFNVSEDERCRICRDERRDPSVLCVVEEYKDVVAIERTREFRGRYHVLGGAISPIDGIGPDQLHVKELMPRLADGTVTEVILATDPNLEGEATATYLTRLLLPMGLRVTRLASGLPVGGDLEYADEVTLGRAFAGRRSAE from the coding sequence TTGTACGAAGGTGTCGTCCAGGACCTGATCGACGAGCTCGGTCGGCTTCCCGGCGTCGGGCCCAAGAGCGCCCAGCGCATCGCGTTCCACCTGCTCCAGGCCGAGCCCGTCGACGTGCGCCGCCTCGCCGACGTCCTGATCGAGGTCAAGGCCAGGGTCAAGTTCTGCTCGACGTGCTTCAACGTCAGCGAGGACGAGCGGTGCCGGATCTGCCGTGACGAGCGCCGCGACCCCAGCGTGTTGTGCGTCGTGGAGGAGTACAAGGACGTCGTGGCCATCGAGCGCACCCGCGAGTTCCGCGGCCGCTACCACGTCCTCGGAGGGGCGATCTCGCCCATCGACGGCATCGGACCCGACCAGCTCCACGTCAAGGAGCTGATGCCGCGGCTCGCCGACGGCACCGTCACCGAGGTCATCCTCGCGACCGACCCCAACCTCGAGGGCGAGGCCACCGCGACCTATCTCACGCGACTGCTCCTCCCGATGGGGTTGCGCGTGACCCGCTTGGCGAGTGGACTGCCGGTGGGTGGTGACCTCGAGTACGCCGACGAGGTCACGCTCGGGCGGGCTTTCGCCGGAAGGAGATCAGCCGAATGA
- a CDS encoding DUF5063 domain-containing protein, with the protein MSVEKIRFEEQIADSVTSFLLALRAIAREGNGAEAVSLLLLEISQVLLAGARLGAQTDFTPREEFQPDVGPEADIDELRLRLAEMLDSIDPYTFVFDPYVPEVVESRLSDDLASIAIDLENGLRHYRAGDVDEALWWWQFSYVNSWGNLAGAALNALLTVVAHDRFDTDFEANAEAVAVADEMLEVEPGTQP; encoded by the coding sequence ATGAGCGTCGAGAAGATCAGGTTCGAGGAGCAGATCGCCGACTCGGTGACGAGCTTCCTGCTCGCGCTGCGCGCGATCGCCCGCGAGGGCAACGGCGCGGAGGCGGTCTCGCTGCTGCTCCTCGAGATCAGCCAGGTGCTGCTCGCCGGCGCGCGGCTCGGGGCGCAGACCGACTTCACGCCCCGCGAGGAGTTCCAGCCCGACGTCGGCCCGGAGGCCGACATCGACGAGCTGCGGCTGCGGCTCGCCGAGATGCTCGACAGCATCGATCCCTACACGTTCGTCTTCGACCCCTACGTCCCGGAGGTCGTCGAGAGCCGGCTCTCCGACGACCTCGCCTCGATCGCCATCGACCTCGAGAACGGCCTGCGCCACTACCGCGCCGGCGACGTCGACGAGGCCCTGTGGTGGTGGCAGTTCTCCTACGTCAACAGCTGGGGCAACCTCGCCGGGGCGGCGCTCAACGCACTGCTGACGGTCGTCGCGCACGACCGCTTCGACACCGACTTCGAGGCCAACGCCGAGGCCGTCGCGGTCGCCGATGAGATGCTCGAGGTCGAGCCGGGGACGCAGCCGTAG
- a CDS encoding aspartate kinase, with product MGIVVQKYGGSSLADADAIKRVARRIVEVKKSGHDVVVAVSAMGDTTDDLVDLATGVSPLPPAREMDMLLTAGERIAMALVAMAISDLGFTARSFTGSQAGVITDSVHGKAKIIDVTPGRITQAIGEGHIVIVAGFQGVSADTKEITTLGRGGTDTTAVALAAALEADVCEIYTDVDGVFTADPRIVPSARKLDHVSYEEMLELAACGAKILHLRCVEYGRRYGIPIHVRSSFSQLEGTRVVDTPARPDQSSAPSEEVTMEQPIIAGVAHDRSEAKITVVGVPDKVGEAARIFEALADAQINLDMIVQNISAAATSLTDISFTLPRTDGQIAMTALARIQAEVGYDKLLYDDKIGKVSLIGAGMRSHPGITSKFFGALASAGVNIGMISTSEIRISVIVDENAVDDAVRATHTAFDLDADEVEAVVYGGTGR from the coding sequence GTGGGCATTGTCGTGCAGAAGTACGGCGGCTCCTCGCTCGCCGACGCCGACGCCATCAAGCGCGTCGCCCGGCGCATCGTGGAGGTCAAGAAGTCCGGCCACGACGTCGTCGTCGCCGTCTCCGCCATGGGCGACACGACCGACGACCTGGTCGACCTCGCCACCGGCGTCTCGCCGCTGCCGCCGGCGCGCGAGATGGACATGCTGCTCACCGCCGGCGAGCGCATCGCCATGGCGCTGGTCGCGATGGCCATCAGCGACCTCGGGTTCACCGCCCGGTCGTTCACCGGCTCCCAGGCCGGCGTCATCACCGACTCGGTGCACGGCAAGGCCAAGATCATCGACGTCACGCCGGGCCGGATCACCCAGGCGATCGGCGAAGGCCACATCGTGATCGTCGCCGGGTTCCAGGGCGTGTCGGCGGACACCAAGGAGATCACCACGCTGGGTCGTGGCGGCACCGACACGACTGCCGTGGCCCTGGCAGCGGCGCTCGAGGCCGACGTGTGCGAGATCTACACCGACGTCGACGGCGTCTTCACCGCCGACCCGCGCATCGTGCCCAGCGCCCGCAAGCTCGACCACGTCTCCTACGAGGAGATGCTCGAGCTGGCCGCCTGCGGCGCCAAGATCCTGCACCTGCGATGCGTGGAGTACGGCCGCCGCTACGGCATCCCGATCCACGTCCGCTCGTCGTTCAGCCAGCTCGAGGGCACCCGGGTCGTCGACACGCCCGCGCGCCCCGACCAGTCCAGTGCACCCAGCGAGGAAGTCACCATGGAGCAGCCCATCATCGCCGGCGTCGCCCACGACCGCAGCGAGGCCAAGATCACCGTCGTCGGCGTGCCCGACAAGGTCGGCGAGGCGGCCCGCATCTTCGAGGCCCTCGCCGATGCGCAGATCAACCTCGACATGATCGTGCAGAACATCTCGGCCGCGGCGACCAGCCTCACCGACATCTCCTTCACCCTGCCGCGGACAGACGGCCAGATCGCGATGACCGCGCTGGCCCGCATCCAGGCCGAGGTCGGCTACGACAAGCTGCTCTACGACGACAAGATCGGCAAGGTCTCGCTCATCGGCGCCGGCATGCGCTCGCACCCCGGCATCACGTCGAAGTTCTTCGGCGCCCTCGCCTCGGCCGGCGTCAACATCGGCATGATCTCCACCTCCGAGATCCGGATCTCCGTCATCGTCGACGAGAACGCCGTCGACGACGCCGTCCGCGCCACCCACACGGCGTTCGACCTCGACGCCGACGAGGTCGAGGCCGTCGTCTACGGAGGGACCGGCCGATGA
- a CDS encoding aspartate-semialdehyde dehydrogenase translates to MVSLGIVGATGQVGVAMRQILLERDFPADQVRFFASSRSAGTVLPFGDRDITVEDAATADPAGLDIALFSAGATTSRALVPRFVDAGVIVVDNSSAFRKDPDIPLVVSEVNPDAMAPVIEARRGIVANPNCTTMAAMPVLKALHDEAGLSRLIVSTYQAVSGSGVAGVEELARGVEAAGDKARELAYDGSAITFPEPATYVEPIAYNVLPLAGSIVDDGLGETDEEQKLRNESRKILGLPDLLVSGICVRVPVFTGHSLAINAEFERAITPQRAREILASTPGVELDDVPTPLKAAGKDPSYVGRLRQDQGVPGDRGLALFISNDNLRKGAALNTVQLAELIAAAR, encoded by the coding sequence ATGGTTTCGCTGGGGATCGTCGGTGCCACCGGACAGGTGGGCGTCGCGATGCGGCAGATCCTGCTCGAGCGCGACTTCCCGGCCGACCAGGTCCGCTTCTTCGCCTCCTCGCGCTCCGCGGGCACCGTGCTGCCGTTCGGCGACCGCGACATCACCGTCGAGGACGCGGCGACCGCCGACCCCGCCGGTCTCGACATCGCGCTGTTCTCGGCCGGTGCGACGACCTCCCGGGCGCTGGTGCCGAGGTTCGTCGACGCCGGCGTGATCGTCGTCGACAACTCCTCCGCGTTCCGCAAGGACCCCGACATCCCGCTGGTCGTCTCGGAGGTCAACCCCGACGCGATGGCGCCGGTGATCGAGGCAAGGCGCGGCATCGTCGCCAACCCCAACTGCACGACGATGGCCGCGATGCCGGTGCTCAAGGCACTGCACGACGAGGCCGGGCTGAGCCGCCTGATCGTCTCCACCTACCAGGCCGTCTCGGGCTCGGGGGTCGCCGGTGTCGAGGAGCTCGCCCGCGGCGTCGAGGCGGCGGGCGACAAGGCCCGCGAGCTGGCCTACGACGGCTCCGCGATCACGTTCCCGGAGCCGGCGACCTACGTCGAGCCCATCGCCTACAACGTCCTTCCCCTCGCCGGGTCCATCGTCGACGACGGGTTGGGCGAGACCGACGAGGAGCAGAAGCTCCGCAACGAGTCCCGCAAGATCCTCGGCCTGCCCGACCTGCTCGTGTCCGGCATCTGCGTGCGCGTGCCGGTGTTCACCGGCCACTCGCTTGCGATCAACGCCGAGTTCGAGCGGGCGATCACGCCGCAGCGGGCCCGCGAGATCCTCGCCTCGACCCCCGGCGTGGAGCTCGACGACGTACCGACCCCGCTCAAGGCCGCCGGCAAGGACCCGTCCTACGTCGGACGCCTGCGGCAGGACCAGGGCGTGCCGGGCGACCGCGGGCTCGCGCTCTTCATCAGCAACGACAACCTGCGCAAGGGCGCCGCCCTCAACACGGTGCAGCTCGCCGAGCTCATCGCTGCCGCTCGCTGA
- a CDS encoding dihydrofolate reductase family protein: MSLVRVHNFSISLDGFGAGEPQSLETPFGHAGQRLHGWMMATRFWDPTTGGAGVDDVFAERHSIGIGAEIMGANKFGPPGWQDDADWRGWWGPNPPFHTPTYVLTHRPRPALEMEGGTTFHFLDASPAEALAVATEAAGDLDVRLGGGATTIREFLTAGLVDHLHLVQVPIVLGRGTRLWDGLEALEDAYDVEAVSSPSGVVHLTLTRRAATSA, translated from the coding sequence ATGTCGCTCGTGCGCGTCCACAACTTCTCGATCTCGCTCGACGGCTTCGGGGCGGGCGAGCCGCAGAGCCTCGAGACGCCGTTCGGCCACGCCGGGCAGCGCCTGCACGGGTGGATGATGGCCACGCGGTTCTGGGACCCGACCACGGGCGGGGCGGGGGTCGACGACGTGTTCGCCGAGCGCCACAGCATCGGCATCGGCGCCGAGATCATGGGCGCGAACAAGTTCGGTCCCCCCGGCTGGCAGGACGACGCCGACTGGCGCGGCTGGTGGGGTCCGAACCCGCCGTTCCACACACCGACGTACGTCCTCACGCACCGGCCCCGCCCGGCGCTGGAGATGGAGGGCGGCACCACCTTCCACTTCCTCGACGCCTCCCCGGCCGAGGCGCTGGCCGTCGCGACCGAGGCGGCGGGCGACCTCGACGTACGCCTCGGCGGGGGCGCGACCACGATCAGGGAGTTCCTCACCGCCGGCCTGGTCGACCACCTCCACCTGGTGCAGGTGCCGATCGTGCTGGGCCGCGGCACGCGCCTGTGGGACGGCCTGGAGGCCCTGGAGGACGCCTACGACGTCGAGGCCGTGTCGTCGCCGAGCGGCGTGGTCCACCTGACGCTGACGCGCCGGGCGGCGACGTCCGCCTGA
- a CDS encoding metallophosphoesterase has protein sequence MVSLPRPGRGVARAATLAVAAGAGLASYAAWEARQYTLRRVSVPLLPPGHAPLKVLHLSDIHMAPDQRAKQEWLRGLADLGPDLVVNTGDNLAHMRSVPVVTDALGGLLDVPGVYVLGSNDYYSPGMRNPLRYLLPDDGRRNTQVPQLPWPELKERFGSAGWLDLTNGFGSLTVGGTTIAFAGVDDPHLGYDDLDRVAGPADPAADVRLGVTHAPYLRVLDQLARDGYDAIIAGHTHGGQVCLPALGGRGRALTTNCDLEPARARGLHRHPADSSPGDDGSAWLHVSAGLGTNPYVRFRVACRPEATLLTLT, from the coding sequence ATGGTCTCCCTCCCCCGCCCGGGCCGCGGCGTGGCCCGAGCAGCGACGCTGGCGGTGGCCGCGGGCGCCGGCCTCGCGTCGTACGCCGCGTGGGAGGCCCGGCAGTACACCCTGCGTCGGGTGAGCGTCCCGCTGCTGCCTCCCGGCCACGCCCCGCTGAAGGTGCTGCACCTCAGCGACATCCACATGGCCCCCGACCAGCGCGCCAAGCAGGAGTGGCTGCGCGGCCTGGCCGACCTGGGTCCCGACCTCGTCGTCAACACCGGTGACAACCTCGCCCACATGCGGTCCGTGCCGGTCGTCACGGACGCGCTGGGCGGCCTGCTCGACGTCCCCGGCGTCTACGTCCTCGGGTCCAACGACTACTACTCCCCCGGCATGCGCAACCCGCTGCGCTACCTCCTGCCCGACGACGGCAGGCGCAACACGCAGGTGCCGCAGCTGCCGTGGCCGGAGCTCAAGGAACGCTTCGGCTCCGCCGGCTGGCTCGACCTCACCAACGGGTTCGGTTCCCTCACAGTGGGCGGCACCACGATCGCGTTCGCGGGCGTGGACGACCCGCACCTCGGCTACGACGACCTCGACCGGGTCGCCGGGCCCGCCGACCCGGCGGCCGACGTGCGGCTCGGGGTCACCCACGCGCCGTACCTCCGCGTCCTCGACCAGCTCGCCCGGGACGGCTACGACGCGATCATCGCCGGGCACACGCACGGCGGCCAGGTGTGCCTGCCCGCCCTCGGTGGGAGGGGCCGGGCGCTGACCACCAACTGCGACCTCGAGCCGGCCCGGGCCCGCGGCCTGCACCGCCACCCCGCCGACTCGTCCCCCGGCGACGACGGCTCGGCGTGGCTCCACGTCTCGGCCGGGCTGGGCACCAACCCCTACGTCCGCTTCCGGGTGGCCTGCCGGCCGGAGGCGACCCTGCTGACCCTCACCTAG
- a CDS encoding GatB/YqeY domain-containing protein, which produces MSALKDRLRADLTTAIKARDELRSSTLRMVLTSITNAEVAGKEARELTDDDVLGVLSTEAKRRREAATAFEEGGRAEMAAKEAAEGRVIAEYLPTPLTEAEIADLVTAAVEQTGAASEGMRAMGKVMGVVTPQVKGRADGGAVAAEVRRQLG; this is translated from the coding sequence ATGAGTGCTCTGAAGGACCGTCTCCGCGCCGACCTCACCACCGCCATCAAGGCGCGTGACGAGCTGCGGTCCTCGACCCTGCGGATGGTGCTGACGTCCATCACCAACGCCGAGGTCGCCGGCAAGGAGGCGCGCGAGCTCACCGACGACGACGTCCTCGGCGTGCTGTCGACCGAGGCGAAGCGACGCCGGGAGGCTGCGACCGCCTTCGAGGAGGGCGGCCGCGCCGAGATGGCCGCCAAGGAGGCCGCCGAGGGCCGCGTGATCGCCGAGTACCTCCCGACCCCGCTCACCGAGGCCGAGATCGCCGACCTCGTCACCGCGGCCGTCGAGCAGACCGGCGCGGCCAGCGAGGGCATGCGCGCGATGGGCAAGGTGATGGGCGTGGTGACGCCTCAGGTCAAGGGTCGCGCCGACGGCGGCGCGGTCGCCGCGGAGGTACGCCGCCAGCTGGGCTGA
- a CDS encoding penicillin-binding protein gives MSSRPQRPHGRPDAGRVASHLAVMGAVAVVMGVLAACLAIPFAGLVGVAAKDVSKGMVNLPESIEAKDLSQKTRIYDVNGNLIASLYDQNRINVPLSSISRPMVKAIVAIEDYRFYDHGALDLKGTLRAFITNQANGGSVQGGSSITQQMVKQTLLYQAETDEERKAATEETYARKIRELRYAIAFEKNHTKDWILERYLNIAYFGDGAFGVQSAARHFFSKNAKDLNLLESATLAGLVKNPVGYDPIDNPERAESRRDVVLDRMAQLGILTEKKAERLSSKPIGKTLKIETSPNGCQQSRAPFFCDYVVNWLLKDPVLGDTPKERRRTLNNGGLTINTTINLDMQKGADDAVSSHVFQTDQAIGGLAMVEPGTGDVRAIAQSRPMGKDKQGGETYLNYVVPKKYGDANGFQAGSTFKVFVLAEAINQGIPLSTTISSPQEMNIPDEAFENCDGPYAGDGEGWNVSNSTGSGTFDLYSGTQQSVNTFFAQLETQTGMCEPLRLAADMGVKVPLAQKVPSWILGVSDSNPLEIAQAYATFAARGLHCEPRPVTQVLDSSGQVLKDFAPDCEQVMPGATADAVNDILRGVMEPGGFGQNIAIDKPSAGKTGTNQNNMSVWFAGYTPTISTAAMVAGANEFGEWVSLNGQVVGGTYISEAFGSTVAGPIWGDAMAAASPNLPYEDFQAPPGDEIAGVLTSVPDVTGQAVEAATAQLEAAGFTVADGGQVNSEVEAGLVASTSPEAGTALSTGDTVTIYGSTGYVPPPATEGGDGNGNGNGNGRGRGRGRG, from the coding sequence ATGTCTTCCCGCCCGCAGCGCCCCCACGGACGCCCCGACGCCGGCCGTGTGGCCTCCCACCTCGCCGTGATGGGTGCCGTCGCGGTCGTCATGGGCGTCCTCGCCGCCTGCCTCGCCATCCCGTTCGCGGGCCTCGTCGGCGTGGCCGCGAAGGACGTCAGCAAGGGCATGGTCAACCTGCCGGAGTCGATCGAGGCCAAGGACCTGTCGCAGAAGACGCGGATCTACGACGTCAACGGCAACCTGATCGCCTCGCTCTACGACCAGAACCGGATCAACGTCCCGCTGAGCTCGATCTCGCGGCCGATGGTCAAGGCGATCGTCGCGATCGAGGACTACCGCTTCTACGACCACGGTGCGCTCGACCTCAAGGGCACGCTGCGCGCGTTCATCACCAACCAGGCCAACGGCGGCTCGGTGCAGGGCGGGTCGTCGATCACCCAGCAGATGGTCAAGCAGACGCTGCTCTACCAGGCGGAGACCGACGAGGAGCGCAAGGCCGCGACCGAGGAGACCTACGCGCGCAAGATTCGCGAGCTCCGCTACGCGATCGCCTTCGAGAAGAACCACACCAAGGACTGGATCCTCGAGCGCTACCTCAACATCGCCTACTTCGGCGACGGCGCCTTCGGCGTCCAGTCGGCCGCGCGGCACTTCTTCTCCAAGAACGCCAAGGACCTCAACCTCCTCGAGTCCGCGACCCTCGCCGGGCTCGTCAAGAACCCGGTCGGCTACGACCCGATCGACAACCCGGAGCGGGCCGAGAGCCGGCGCGACGTCGTCCTCGACCGGATGGCCCAGCTCGGCATCCTCACCGAGAAGAAGGCCGAGCGGCTCTCCAGCAAGCCGATCGGCAAGACGCTCAAGATCGAGACCTCGCCCAACGGCTGCCAGCAGTCCCGGGCGCCGTTCTTCTGCGACTACGTCGTCAACTGGCTGCTGAAGGACCCGGTCCTCGGCGACACCCCCAAGGAGCGTCGCCGCACGCTCAACAACGGCGGGCTGACGATCAACACCACGATCAACCTCGACATGCAGAAGGGCGCCGACGACGCGGTCTCGAGCCACGTCTTCCAGACCGACCAGGCCATCGGCGGTCTCGCCATGGTCGAGCCCGGCACCGGCGACGTCCGTGCGATCGCGCAGTCGCGCCCGATGGGCAAGGACAAGCAGGGCGGCGAGACCTACCTCAACTACGTGGTGCCGAAGAAGTACGGCGACGCCAACGGGTTCCAGGCCGGGTCGACGTTCAAGGTCTTCGTCCTCGCCGAGGCCATCAACCAGGGCATCCCGCTGAGCACCACGATCAGCTCGCCGCAGGAGATGAACATCCCCGACGAGGCGTTCGAGAACTGCGACGGCCCCTACGCCGGTGACGGCGAGGGCTGGAACGTCTCCAACTCCACCGGCTCGGGCACGTTCGACCTCTACTCCGGCACGCAGCAGTCGGTGAACACCTTCTTCGCCCAGCTCGAGACCCAGACCGGGATGTGCGAGCCGCTGCGGCTCGCGGCCGACATGGGCGTGAAGGTCCCGCTGGCCCAGAAGGTGCCGTCGTGGATCCTCGGTGTCTCCGACAGCAACCCGCTCGAGATCGCCCAGGCCTACGCCACATTCGCCGCCCGCGGCCTGCACTGCGAGCCGCGCCCGGTCACGCAGGTGCTCGACTCGTCCGGCCAGGTGCTCAAGGACTTCGCCCCCGACTGCGAGCAGGTGATGCCGGGTGCGACCGCCGACGCGGTGAACGACATCCTGCGCGGCGTGATGGAGCCCGGCGGCTTCGGCCAGAACATCGCCATCGACAAGCCGTCGGCCGGCAAGACCGGGACGAACCAGAACAACATGTCGGTGTGGTTCGCCGGCTACACGCCCACCATCTCGACGGCCGCGATGGTCGCCGGCGCCAACGAGTTCGGCGAGTGGGTGAGCCTCAACGGCCAGGTCGTCGGAGGCACCTACATCAGCGAGGCCTTCGGATCGACCGTCGCCGGACCCATCTGGGGCGACGCGATGGCCGCTGCGTCGCCGAACCTCCCCTACGAGGACTTCCAGGCCCCGCCCGGCGACGAGATCGCCGGCGTGCTGACCAGCGTCCCCGACGTGACCGGCCAGGCGGTCGAGGCGGCCACGGCCCAGCTCGAGGCGGCCGGCTTCACCGTCGCCGACGGCGGCCAGGTCAACTCGGAGGTCGAGGCCGGACTGGTGGCCTCCACCTCCCCCGAGGCCGGCACGGCGCTCAGCACCGGTGACACCGTGACGATCTACGGCTCCACCGGCTACGTCCCGCCGCCCGCCACCGAGGGCGGCGACGGCAACGGCAACGGCAACGGGAACGGCAGGGGCCGCGGTCGCGGCCGCGGCTGA
- a CDS encoding WhiB family transcriptional regulator: MWVEDWASRAACKGDTPDALFVRGAEQNKAKQVCAGCPVRTECLAEALDNQIEWGVWGGMTERERRALLRRRPGSSWRSILETARTKVEAPSVNA; encoded by the coding sequence ATGTGGGTCGAGGACTGGGCATCACGCGCCGCTTGCAAGGGCGACACGCCGGACGCGCTCTTCGTGCGCGGCGCCGAGCAGAACAAGGCCAAGCAGGTGTGCGCGGGCTGCCCCGTGCGGACCGAGTGCCTGGCCGAGGCTCTGGACAACCAGATCGAGTGGGGCGTCTGGGGCGGCATGACCGAGCGTGAGCGCCGTGCGCTGCTCCGCCGCCGTCCCGGCTCGTCGTGGCGCTCCATCCTGGAGACCGCGCGCACCAAGGTCGAGGCGCCCTCCGTCAACGCCTGA
- a CDS encoding ArsA family ATPase, with the protein MSTTRTAQHTAPVLDVDALLDDRSTEIIVCCGSGGVGKTTTSAALALRAAERGRKVVVLTIDPARRLAQSMGIEQLDNTPRPVPAVDASAGGSLDAMMLDMKRTFDEVVEAQASPEKARQILENPFYVALSSSFAGTQEYMAMEKLGQLHRQALADGRHDLIVVDTPPSRSALDFLDAPERLSSFLDGRLIRLLLAPARGPARLMSAGFSMITGALTKVLGGHLLRDVQTFVAALDTLFGGFRQRAEKTFALLQADETAFLVVASPEPDALREAAYFVDRLTDDEMPLAGLVVNRAVPSLSTGLSAEEAIAAADRLRSQDSSSLTAGLLQLHADRVRIIEREQHLRDRFAASYPQVPTAVVPAMAGDVHDLAGLRAIGDSLART; encoded by the coding sequence ATGAGCACCACTCGCACGGCGCAGCACACGGCGCCCGTCCTCGACGTCGACGCCCTGCTCGACGACCGCTCCACCGAGATCATCGTGTGCTGCGGGTCCGGTGGGGTCGGCAAGACCACGACCTCGGCAGCGCTTGCCCTGCGGGCCGCGGAGCGCGGGCGCAAGGTCGTCGTCCTCACGATCGACCCGGCCCGTCGGCTGGCGCAGTCCATGGGGATCGAGCAGCTCGACAACACCCCGCGGCCCGTGCCCGCCGTGGACGCGTCCGCGGGCGGGTCGCTCGACGCGATGATGCTCGACATGAAGCGCACCTTCGACGAGGTCGTCGAGGCGCAGGCCAGCCCGGAGAAGGCCCGGCAGATCCTGGAGAACCCGTTCTACGTCGCCCTGTCGAGCTCGTTCGCCGGGACCCAGGAGTACATGGCGATGGAGAAGCTGGGCCAGCTGCACCGCCAGGCGCTCGCCGACGGCCGGCACGACCTCATCGTGGTCGACACGCCGCCGTCACGCTCGGCGCTCGACTTCCTCGATGCCCCCGAGCGGCTGTCCAGCTTCCTCGACGGACGCCTCATCCGGCTGCTGCTGGCGCCGGCGCGGGGACCCGCCCGGCTGATGAGCGCCGGCTTCTCGATGATCACCGGCGCGCTGACCAAGGTCCTCGGCGGGCACCTGCTGCGCGACGTGCAGACGTTCGTCGCCGCGCTCGACACGCTGTTCGGCGGCTTCCGCCAGCGTGCGGAGAAGACGTTCGCGCTGCTGCAGGCCGACGAGACGGCGTTCCTCGTGGTCGCCTCGCCCGAGCCCGACGCGCTGCGCGAGGCGGCGTACTTCGTGGACCGGCTCACCGACGACGAGATGCCGCTGGCCGGCCTGGTGGTCAACCGCGCCGTCCCGTCGCTGAGCACCGGGCTCTCGGCGGAGGAGGCGATCGCCGCCGCCGACCGGCTGCGGAGCCAGGACTCGTCCTCGCTCACGGCCGGGCTGCTCCAGCTGCACGCCGACCGCGTCCGCATCATCGAGCGCGAGCAGCACCTGCGCGACCGCTTCGCCGCGTCCTACCCGCAGGTGCCGACGGCGGTCGTGCCGGCGATGGCCGGCGACGTCCACGACCTGGCCGGGCTGCGCGCGATCGGCGACAGCCTCGCCCGGACGTAG